A window from Schistocerca gregaria isolate iqSchGreg1 chromosome 8, iqSchGreg1.2, whole genome shotgun sequence encodes these proteins:
- the LOC126285090 gene encoding uncharacterized protein LOC126285090, which translates to MNESGVYEDSVDEDVDGVDEVDQNENENDLGEDDDGKEDDDVDEDIEDEDTEDEDEVDEDMDDVDENEDEDVEDEDEVDEDVDVGGVDENEDDQNENYVEEDDMD; encoded by the exons ATGAATGAGAGTGGTGTCTATGAGGATAGTGTGGATGAGGATGTGGATGGTGTGGATGAGGTTGATCAGAATGAGAATGAGAATGATTTGGGGGAAGATGAT GATGgaaaggaagatgatgatgtgGATGAAGATATTGAGGATGAGGATACTGAAGATGAGGATGAGGTGGATGAGGATATGGATGATGTGGATGAGAATGAGG ATGAGGATGTTGAAGATGAGGATGAGGTGGATGAGGATGTGGATGTGGGTGGTGTGGATGAGAATGAGGATGATCAGAATGAGAATTATGTGGAGGAAGATGATATGGACTAG